The following proteins are co-located in the bacterium genome:
- a CDS encoding response regulator: MNAPKAERHKIIVVDDEEDIVLAMKGFFNSIDRNIDALFTTNPLEVEKILDKNPTVELIITDIRMPNLSGLDLMVRIQQTNPRIKFIVMTGFSSTQTRIQSLGLGAVRYIEKPFDLEEMSEIVVDILENQRGYSGVVEQFHLADVIQLIGLSGRKSILKVNYEGVDGIVAIDNGTVIHAKTDKNSGIDAFNEMFRWPGGRFSIGSFSKCPKTIVKPWQVLVIDAARIADELNAGGIEKPQSEEVVSSPPQSVTQAPVVNEEMVIDSALSALDELLPMEPPPQRVSSEQSYGKFAYPPPLSEETIKAKENSPRVIRVAEEKKPNVKAEPLQVKPPAQKAMSLPESPDGIDQMIEPIRTTILALWPEKTERLFARELRCEGLPPQLLDRLEIHLTTGVENSVMQLEREVDISDEHVRKTFTELRRHLRESRVLTQEAWLQFAGQVARDTVAALRDPAAALGEAAVVPTSLLLRFYEHQRLDWIDPFLRPALSSASEHGSVPQLVVAEAKRLLTTMSPEQRWEFVLRQLFRIMEIGAWLGWREGFLPVPIVCDALQQMGETRLASDIEMIAAVGVREVTIAQIEAVRAKEQHRANLISN, encoded by the coding sequence ATGAATGCACCAAAAGCAGAGCGTCACAAAATAATCGTTGTCGACGACGAAGAAGACATCGTGCTGGCGATGAAAGGATTTTTCAATTCCATCGACCGCAATATCGATGCGTTGTTTACCACGAATCCGCTCGAAGTAGAAAAGATTCTCGATAAGAATCCGACAGTCGAGTTAATTATCACAGACATCCGAATGCCGAATTTATCTGGTCTCGATTTAATGGTGCGGATTCAACAAACCAATCCGCGAATAAAGTTTATTGTCATGACCGGTTTCTCAAGTACGCAAACCCGAATCCAAAGCCTCGGATTAGGTGCTGTCCGGTACATCGAAAAACCGTTCGATCTCGAAGAGATGAGCGAAATCGTTGTCGATATTCTTGAGAATCAACGGGGATATAGCGGGGTCGTTGAACAATTCCATCTTGCCGATGTGATCCAGTTAATCGGATTAAGCGGACGTAAATCGATTCTGAAAGTGAATTATGAAGGGGTGGATGGAATTGTAGCCATCGATAACGGTACCGTCATTCATGCGAAGACGGACAAGAACAGTGGTATCGATGCTTTCAACGAAATGTTCCGCTGGCCGGGCGGGAGATTTTCCATCGGATCATTCTCGAAATGCCCAAAAACCATTGTAAAGCCTTGGCAAGTATTGGTCATCGATGCAGCGCGAATCGCAGATGAGTTGAACGCCGGTGGCATTGAGAAGCCACAATCGGAAGAAGTTGTATCAAGTCCACCGCAATCTGTTACACAAGCACCAGTAGTTAATGAGGAAATGGTAATCGATTCGGCACTCTCCGCATTAGATGAATTGCTGCCAATGGAGCCGCCGCCACAACGCGTCTCTTCGGAACAATCCTATGGAAAGTTTGCATATCCACCACCATTGTCCGAAGAGACGATAAAAGCAAAAGAGAATTCTCCTCGTGTGATTCGAGTCGCCGAAGAGAAGAAACCGAACGTCAAGGCAGAACCGTTACAGGTAAAACCGCCTGCTCAGAAAGCTATGTCGCTGCCCGAATCACCTGATGGTATCGATCAGATGATTGAGCCGATTCGAACAACAATTTTAGCGTTATGGCCGGAAAAAACCGAACGGTTGTTCGCACGGGAATTGCGTTGTGAGGGGTTGCCGCCACAATTGCTGGATCGTTTGGAAATCCATCTGACAACCGGCGTTGAGAATTCTGTAATGCAGTTGGAGCGGGAAGTCGATATCTCGGATGAGCATGTTCGGAAAACGTTTACCGAGTTGCGCCGTCATTTGCGAGAATCACGCGTTTTGACACAGGAAGCGTGGCTGCAATTTGCCGGACAAGTCGCTCGCGATACCGTCGCGGCATTGCGGGATCCCGCAGCTGCGTTGGGTGAAGCGGCAGTTGTACCTACCAGTTTACTGTTGCGGTTCTACGAACACCAGCGACTCGATTGGATCGATCCATTTTTACGTCCGGCTTTATCGTCAGCGTCGGAGCATGGAAGCGTTCCGCAATTGGTGGTCGCAGAAGCGAAACGATTGTTGACAACAATGTCGCCGGAACAACGCTGGGAATTCGTTCTCCGGCAATTGTTCCGCATCATGGAGATTGGGGCTTGGCTTGGCTGGCGGGAAGGATTTCTACCAGTACCGATTGTCTGTGATGCGTTGCAGCAAATGGGTGAAACGCGGCTCGCATCGGATATCGAAATGATTGCCGCGGTAGGTGTTCGCGAAGTTACCATCGCACAGATTGAGGCGGTGCGGGCAAAAGAACAACACCGGGCAAATTTAAT
- a CDS encoding roadblock/LC7 domain-containing protein, with protein MIIRDVTIGEAEQAIIRTTLLEVVNDGNAAGVFLIGGDGFVVMREGKLAIPDPVGLATLVAAAFAAARETARLAGIADFDAAYWHGGESGVYVRTAGQEHLLLAIHDETATFGLMKLVVEKAAIELEQLLTGKMIEIEAGDDPQKGRWKDIAAAMRKPETDESDDPFSGLSEEPQ; from the coding sequence GTGATCATCCGCGATGTCACCATCGGCGAAGCCGAACAAGCTATCATTCGCACTACTTTGTTGGAAGTGGTGAATGATGGCAATGCTGCTGGGGTATTCCTCATCGGTGGCGATGGTTTCGTAGTTATGCGGGAAGGAAAACTGGCGATTCCCGATCCAGTTGGGTTAGCGACGTTGGTGGCGGCAGCATTCGCCGCTGCCAGGGAAACTGCAAGACTTGCCGGCATTGCTGATTTTGATGCAGCGTATTGGCACGGGGGAGAATCGGGTGTGTATGTCCGCACCGCGGGTCAGGAACATCTCTTATTGGCGATACACGATGAGACGGCGACGTTTGGTTTGATGAAACTGGTGGTAGAGAAAGCCGCTATTGAGTTAGAACAATTACTAACCGGAAAAATGATCGAAATCGAAGCTGGCGACGATCCACAAAAGGGGCGATGGAAGGATATCGCGGCGGCGATGCGAAAGCCGGAAACTGACGAATCGGACGATCCATTTAGTGGTTTGTCGGAGGAGCCCCAATGA
- a CDS encoding ATP-binding protein, whose protein sequence is IRHSYIGGGTVVRMSDTGPIPPKEILNRLFDPFFRAEAGGSDIGLFAVQRLVQKNFGTIVPYVNEERNVISLLLPSFPLEPTNDPEQSASTQPTSENAR, encoded by the coding sequence CGATTCGACATAGTTACATCGGCGGCGGTACGGTTGTCCGGATGAGCGATACCGGACCTATTCCGCCCAAAGAGATTTTGAATCGATTGTTTGATCCGTTCTTTCGGGCAGAGGCCGGTGGTTCCGATATTGGTTTGTTTGCGGTGCAACGTTTGGTGCAAAAGAATTTTGGAACTATCGTTCCCTATGTGAATGAGGAACGGAATGTGATTTCTCTGCTGCTTCCGAGTTTCCCCTTGGAGCCGACAAATGATCCCGAGCAGAGCGCTTCAACGCAACCTACTTCTGAGAATGCAAGATGA